One region of Papaver somniferum cultivar HN1 unplaced genomic scaffold, ASM357369v1 unplaced-scaffold_131, whole genome shotgun sequence genomic DNA includes:
- the LOC113332290 gene encoding oligopeptide transporter 3-like has translation MESSNEITHQSEETVLNHPQEKGTLYDEQPIEEEEETDHSPIEEVKLVVPETDDPSLPVMTFRAWVLGTLSCTILICLNTFFTYRTQPLVISAILMQMIVLPIGRFMASVLPKRNIIMLGRTFSLNPGPFNIKEHVIITIFANCGVSSGGGDAYSIGAITVMKGFYKQNMSFLCALLIVLTTQILGYGWAGLLKRYLVDPSEMWWPSNLAQVSFFRALHEKDPNSRGLTRMKFFLIFMAASFVYYALPGYLFTVLTFFSWICWVWPHSITAQQIGSGHHGLGIGAFTLDWAGISAYHGSPLITPWVSILNIAVGFIMFVYIIIPICYWKYNTFDYRKFPMFSNKLFTSAGQKYEINKILNPQYGLDVEAYENYGKLYLGTLFALSIGSGFARFSSTIVHVALFHGSAIWKQTKSAWENVNVRLDIHAKLMKAYEDVPQWWYLILLGGSIGLSLSMSFIWKKDIQLPWWGMILAFVLAFVVTLPIGVVQATTNQQPGYDIIAQFMFGYILKEKPIASLLFKIYGRISTVHALSFLSDLKLGHYMKIPPKCMYTAQLAGTIIAGIVNLGVAWWMLENIENICDVDGLHPDGPWTCPKYKTTFNAFVIWGLIGPERLFGPGGMYRNLVWLYLVGAVLPVPIWLMSKIFPEKKWIPLINIPLICYGFAGMPPASPTNIACWLITGMVFNYFVFKYKKGWWQKYNYVLSAALDTGTALMGVLIFFALDNRNVILKWWGTEGDHCPLATCPTQHGIMVEGCPGFK, from the exons ATGGAGTCATCAAATGAGATCACACATCAATCAGAAGAAACGGTACTCAATCATCCACAAGAAAAAGGAACACTATATGATGAACAAccgatcgaagaagaagaagaaacagatcATTCACCAATCGAAGAGGTTAAACTAGTAGTACCAGAAACCGATGACCCTTCTTTACCAGTAATGACATTTAGGGCATGGGTTCTTGGTACACTTTCTTGTACCATACTTATCTGTCTAAATACATTCTTCACCTATAGAACTCAACCTTTAGTAATATCTGCAATCTTAATGCAAATGATAGTCCTACCAATTGGTAGATTCATGGCTAGTGTACTTCCAAAAAGGAATATAATAATGCTAGGGAGAACATTTAGCTTAAATCCTGGACCTTTTAATATAAAAGAACATGTTATTATCACAATTTTTGCAAACTGTGGTGTTTcaagtggtggtggtgatgcttATTCTATTGGTGCTATTACTGTCATGAAAGGTTTTTATAAACAAAACATGAGCTTCCTTTGTGCTCTTCTTATTGTCTTGACTACTCAG ATATTGGGGTATGGATGGGCAGGGTTGTTGAAGAGGTATTTGGTTGATCCATCTGAAATGTGGTGGCCATCAAACCTTGCTCAGGTTTCTTTCTTCAG AGCTCTTCATGAGAAGGATCCAAATTCTAGGGGCCTAACAAGAATGAAATTCTTCCTCATTTTCATGGCGGCAAGTTTCGTTTACTACGCATTACCTGGTTATCTTTTCACAGTCTTGACCTTTTTTTCATGGATTTGTTGGGTATGGCCCCATAGCATTACTGCTCAACAGATTGGATCTGGTCATCATGGACTTGGTATTGGTGCTTTCACTCTTGATTGGGCAGGAATTTCAGCTTACCATGGAAGTCCACTAATTACACCATGGGTTTCAATTCTCAATATTGCAGTTGGATTCATTATGTTCGTTTACATAATCATTCCTATCTGTTATTGGAAATATAATACTTTTGATTACAGAAAGTTCCCTATGTTTTCAAATAAACTTTTCACTTCTGCCGGTCAAAAGTATGAAATCAACAAGATCCTGAATCCACAATATGGTCTTGACGTTGAGGCTTATGAAAATTATGGAAAGTTATATCTCGGAACGTTATTCGCTCTTTCAATTGGATCCGGATTCGCAAGATTTTCATCTACTATCGTTCATGTTGCGCTCTTTCATGGCAG TGCCATTTGGAAACAAACTAAATCAGCATGGGAAAATGTGAATGTGAGATTGGACATACATGCAAAATTAATGAAGGCTTACGAAGACGTCCCTCAGTGGTGGTATCTTATTCTCTTGGGAGGAAGCATTGGTTTGTCTCTCTCAATGTCTTTCATTTGGAAAAAAGATATTCAGCTTCCTTGGTGGGGGATGATTTTGGCATTCGTATTGGCTTTTGTCGTTACCTTACCCATTGGAGTCGTTCAAGCAACCACCAACCAA CAACCGGGATATGACATAATAGCACAGTTTATGTTTGGCTATATCCTAAAAGAAAAACCCATTGCAAGTCTGCTTTTCAAAATATATGGACGTATTAGTACTGTTCATGCACTCTCGTTTTTATCCGATCTAAAACTTGGTCACTACATGAAAATTCCACCTAAGTGTATGTACACCGCACAG CTTGCTGGAACAATTATAGCTGGTATTGTCAACCTGGGAGTTGCATGGTGGATGCTTGAGAATATCGAAAACATATGTGATGTTGATGGTCTGCATCCAGATGGTCCATGGACTTGTCCAAAATACAAAACCACCTTCAATGCTTTTGTTATATGGGGTCTAATTGGACCAGAAAGATTATTCGGACCAGGTGGAATGTATCGAAACTTGGTGTGGTTATACCTCGTAGGAGCTGTTTTGCCAGTACCAATTTGGTTGATGAGCAAAATCTTCCCTGAGAAGAAATGGATTCCATTGATCAACATACCACTGATATGTTATGGATTCGCCGGCATGCCTCCAGCAAGCCCTACAAACATTGCTTGTTGGCTAATCACAGGGATGGTATTCAACTACTTTGTGTTCAAGTACAAGAAAGGATGGTGGCAGAAATACAACTACGTTTTGTCGGCAGCGTTGGATACTGGGACAGCCTTGATGGGCGTGTTAATCTTCTTCGCACTAGATAATAGGAATGTGATATTAAAGTGGTGGGGAACCGAAGGTGATCACTGTCCCTTGGCTACTTGCCCAACTCAACATGGTATTATGGTTGAAGGGTGCCCAGGTTTTAAGTAA